The Populus nigra chromosome 4, ddPopNigr1.1, whole genome shotgun sequence genome contains the following window.
agaaaaagaGGAAGATGTTTGCGAAGCCAATAATGAAAAAGAAGCAGGCCAATGTGGATCATATCACTGGTGATAAGATACCTAAGAGCTTTGTTTTTGCGAGAGGGAAGTTGCCTGGCTCTCTCAGGCAACTTCAGATGGACTTGAGGAAGTTGATGCTTCCCTACACTGCTCTCAAGCTTAAggtggaattttttatttttttttccttctccccTTCAAGCTCCTTTTCTATGTACATCAATAGTTTGAATTGAGAAATAAGTGCCGAATTGGGCTCTCCTAGCAGCTTCTCTttgacttcttttttcttatacgAGAGCGTTTAATTCTCAcgtggttttattttaattgttgaatACACTGATTTGTTTCTAACATTTTGCATTTTGGTTTCAGGAGAAGAAACGGAATAATCTCAAAGACTTCTTGAATGTTGCTGGGCCTATGGGTGTTTCTCATTTCCTCATATTGTCAAAAACTGAAACTGCACCATATCTGAGGGTTGCAAGGACCCCACAAGGCCCAACTCTTACGTTTAAGATACATGAGTATTCATTGGCAGCTGATGTTGCTCAATCTCAATTGCGCCCTAGATGTCCGCAGGATCTTTTCAAAAATGCCCCTTTGgtaatttttctctctcaagACACATGCAAGCAGTCATTCATTTCACTTTTGGAActgattgtttattttgattcatgtCTTATTTACTGGATATCACCAGCATTTTGCATGGCTGGTAGCCAGGTGTGTTGAGTTTCAATCAAGCCTTAAGAATTGCGTCCCAGAGTTGGGGTTTTCTGGGAACTGTTATCTGTTGACAGATGTATACTACATGACTCCTAATGAAAATTGAAGGCCATctgcttgatttttcttctagACTCTATATGCTGTTCTATTCTtcatttctataaaatattactGGTTTTGAATCTTAACTAAATGAGATACTGATAAGATTTCAATGCAGCACATCTCATTGTTGCAACTCTATGATTGTGGCTGCAGCCCCCCGTGTCCACTTTTTCACACTTGAGTCTAAAACATATTATGGACTTGTTTTAAATGGGTGATTGAATTCTCAATTTACACCTCTTTGACTTGTACCTTCAAATATTGATTTATGTCGTTTTGACAGATTGTTCTTTCTGGTTTTGGGTCTGGAGAACAACATTTAAAACTCACAACTGTAATGTTTCAGAATATCTTTCCAGCCATTGATATTAATACTGTAAGTGCTTAAGCaattctatttaaattttagaatcaGCCAAGACTGTTTCCCCTCCTAATACACTCTTGTGGGATGTTTCAGATCAAACTTTCTTCTTGCCAGAGAATCGTGTTACTTAATTACAACAAAGACTCAAAACTTATTGATTTCCGGCATTATTCCATCAAACTCCAGCCTGTAGGTGTCTCCCGTAGACTCAGAAAGTTTGTGCAGAACCGCCAAGTTCCTGATCTTAGAAATCTCCAAGATGTGAGCGACTTTGTCACTAAGTAAGAATGTTtacttatttatgtttttaattttgacatcaaACATAATAAGTTAACATGTGAAAAATAAGAGTTTGTTCCATTAATTTGTCATGTTTTGAATGTGCAAAGCAAATGTATTCGTTGCTATGATTGTGTGTGGACTTTCATAGTTAGGCTACAGTAATTACATTTTATTTCGTTCATCAATTTCAGTATTCCGTGTGGCTTTCTGGTTTCCAATTCTAGGTCaattatgatatttatagagAACTTACCAGGAGCCGGCATTTGAATCTGCTAAGTAAGTGTGTTCGCTAAATAATGAAGACAATGTGCATTATAGGATAGCTAGTTACATGTTTCCTTTCTTTAGCAGTAGTTCTTGTTATCATTGCTAGCATGTCTTAAATCGAAGCACATGGATTTCAAAAGTTATGACATCCTATTAGAAATTACAGAAgaggataaagaaaagaattaatGGTTTGGTTATATACTGACCAAACCTTTGGTGGTTGAATTAAGTTGATGGAACATGTCAATTTATTCCACCACTGTAAGACTGGTTTTGAGGGAAGAACATTCTTATGGCATTAGGCTTTATTTGTGCTAAATAATGACCCAGCCTACCCCAGTCTAAGCTTATCCATGCCATAAACTCAtcatcaaattgaataaaaagagaaacaagCATGGAAAATTGAATATGAAACTCAGTTTTATAATATGTTATAGTTATTATTAGCTGTGGTCTTGTGTGATCTGTGAAGGGCTGGTTATGGATCAGAAAGTGAAGGAGATGATGAAGCGGCGACAGTAACTTTGGCTAATGATCTTGGTAGAGTTAATAAAGCTTCTACAAAAAGCGCTGTGAAGCTCCAGGAGATTGGACCCAGAATGGTTCTTCAACTTGTAAAGATTGAGGAAGGATTATGTTCTGGTGATGTCATCTTCAGTGAATATGGTATGTTTATTGTATAGATTGCGACCTTGATTTTCTTCATGGAATATGCATGATCCAAACAGTGTGGTAATTACCTTTTCATGACATTACATCTTTAGTTGATTCTCACACTTAGTTCTTGATCCCCCACCGTGTGTTTGTGTGTATTTATTTGGCTACCAAAGTGCCTGGAGCTCTTTTAGCATCGTATAATCCCCAGAACTGAGACATGTTAGTCATTCCTGCATGCAGCAGACAATTAATTCAGCCTGTTTGGGAATGCGGTTCAAACCGCGTTCCcccaaaaattgaatttttatttttatttaaaattaatttttttgtgtttttggatcattttgaagtgtagatgttaaaaatgattttaaaaaaaataaaaaaaacattattttgatgcatttctaagcaAAAAGTATTTTGAACTGCAATCGCTACCACATTCTCAAACATATCCTCTGTCGTGAAAATTTTGCCGTTCCTTGCTCCAGTCATCCCCTTTTGAAAACACTGGATTATTAGATTCACATCTTAATGTTCATTTATACAGGAACTGCAAGTGAGCAAAGGCAGGAAACGAATCAGAACAATGAGGAAGATGCTGGAGATGAAGATAGCGACTAGTCAAGTCAGCAAATTGAGTGATCGGCAGTAAACATTTGATGTCACTTGGTGGTGATTATGGGTGGGTGTTCCTAACTCAAAGGTTGCCCGAATGAGAGGATGCTAATTTGGAAAAATTTTGATAGTTTTGTGGCATTGGCAccacacattttatttttttgttttgttcaagTTATAACAGgtgaatggttttttttctctcacttcAAAGAAAGTTGTAATTGGTGTTGCTCTCATTCTCCATGGCCATGGAAGAAGAAAGTTCCTATACTTTTTCTTTAACCTAGAcgccctgaaaaaaaaaaaaaaaaaggagaaagaagagaagcatGGGGACAACCTTCTCTTTATTCTCTAATGCAAagcaagcaaaaaagaaaaagaaaaaaaggcgtTGTATGTATTTTCGAGGATTTTAACAATCAAACTTCACAGTTAAAAGCTAAATCTACAACGAAAAATCTCATATAGAGGTGCTAGAACGAAAGAAGGCCCTCTTCGGACAGACGCAACTATTGGGATGAGCCCGTGGTGAAACTCCAAGCCCTCTTGCTTTCTGGCTCGGAAGGCAAGACGGACACTCAAGGATTGAAGAAACAGCTCGGTCATAAGGCGACCAAAAATCTGATTTTAGGGGACTGCTTCACCGATAGAGTCTTTGCAGAAGGATGCAACTTGAGAGCATGAAATAGCAAACAGGGCAAGCCAGAGTGTTGCAGTTGCCAAATTAGGTGGTCATGCACAAGGCAGTGGTGCTTAAAGCTGTCAATTGGCATGGGCAGCTCATCGCAGGTCGAGGCTGCAGGTGCTGAGGTGCTTATTTTCCATGCCAGCACGCTCAAAACAAACTTTTCAGGGTATCCAAGAATAAAACATGGCAAATGGGTGcttattttcatcaaaaaataaGAAGCGATTGTCCTTAACCAGGTTTCAGGActaaaaagaagcaaaagaaaggTGGTGGTTAAAGCTATGGCGGCACTGAGTCTTGTCCAAGCATAAAACTAGGCTTTCTTGCACGAGCTGATGCAATAAACCTGAACTGTCGCTACTTGACTACTTGACGTAactacttaagaaaaaaaaacaaatatctaacCTGTCGTTTTTTCCAGGGGAAATGTGTATCTAATATTATTACACTAGAAATCCTTaccaattaatttaaattatatgataCAAGATTatgtatattaaaaacaaatattattatctcAAAGCATTTTATCTAATATAGGTTATATTACtagttttatcttaaattattaaGGGTTTATTGTCAGGGGCGGAGTTAGGAATTTTTTCTACTCTGAGCTATGATATAAAtacacataaattattttttaagatcaatcaTTAACTCGTATATATAAATTTGTCAAGTTAACAATAAAGTTTCAATCCAAATacataacataaaattttatatatatatatatatatatatatatatatatatataaaattaagtacataaaattgaaaataaaaataagaataaattacACTATCAAAGTTGCACCTTttgatattttgtaaaatagaattCATCCATGATCAAATCCGAATCAATATCTAAGTAATGcctgatcttttttttatttgtttttatatttattttaattaatgtttttttatatgtatttttatcaaaatattttttactttatatttaaattaacactcattctctcttttattttattttgtttatataatattttttaaatgataattagtttttaaatagtttttatgtatttaatttttaaaaagatcattttatttcatctataatttttttgataatatttttaatatttatgaccttaaacaatatgttttttttatttaattaatttcacgtgtatttatttctattattatttaattaaataaaattttaattttaatgaacaaAGTCATTCAATCCAACCAAATCAAAAACACGTGTtctaagattaaatattttaatatagatatatctcttaattttttatttttattgttaatgaatttttttctcatttttaacatacatagttaatttatttaattacttatatgtataatatttttaatttttttatttatataaatgcattgaaaaaccttcatgcataattttttaatataaaaaatatcttatgcCAATCAAATAACTAGTGATGTCTCTATGATTACATGTTCAATTGTGTTAatttggtaattgttttttaaattttattagtttgaaaaatatatatttgagaaaAGAAGGGGTCCTTAAATGACGACAATGATACGTCGACAGTACTTTCACCATACGATTGAAATAAAGGCCAGTAGCGCACAAGATGAAAGCGTGTTTGCGTATCACACAATCATTACTACCGTAATAAGCAACACTCCGTATGTATTTTACACCCACTTCCTAGCTTACCCAATCTCTCAAAACCCTAGTCTTCCAAGTCGTTGCCCTGATCCTCAAATTAATCGGAAGGTAAGAGCTCTGCagctttttcttaaaaactaagttttttcttgataaaaacTCGTTGGCTTGTCAAGCTTTCAGAAATATCATGAGTTTCTTCGATCTCACAATTGCGATTGATTGACGATTTCAGGGAAAAAAATGAGCAGCCGAGCGAGCAGGACTCTATATGTTGGGAATCTGCCTGGCGATATTCGCGAAAAAGAAGTCGAAGATTTATTCTACAAGGTAATATTCAaccctcctcctccttgttgCTTGGAAGTTCGAATGCATATCTTCGCTTCTGAATCTCACTGCTTGGAATTGGCGAACTTCGTTttggttagggttttttttttttttttatcttggacaATTATGTCAGATTCTCCTTCTGCAGCATTTTTGTCTACTGAGATTAGAGCAGTTTCTTCTACATTGGGTTTTATATTGGCGATCTTATCTTATTATTCCCAAAATTCAAGTTATTTACGTACTTGAATGGAACTCTGctgtatgtttttcttttttttatataaaaaaattaaggatatagTGTCCGAAAACCTCTCACTATCAAGTTATTATTGAAGTTGAACGTAAccgataaaaagaaaatattttttcccttctaggaagttgaaattttgatttgtcAAGTTGATATGCAGGGAGAAATTTGTAGCCCTCTTGACTGTGCAACTGTTGACAAGATGATAATAGGAGTAACAAAAAATAGACATGGTCGATGTATGATATTAATTCTTCATGAATTTAAATTCTTGACTTCCCTAGAAGGCTTAATTTCAGTTGGGGAAGATGGTGATGAGTTGTGATAAAAAATGTTATGAGTGATGGTTGAGAAGCctgtactttttatttattctgtCTTTTGAATCTTACAATGGTTTTCCTTTCAATGCAGTATGGACCTGTTGCACACATTGATTTGAAGATCCCACCAAGACCCCCTGGTTATGCCTTTGTTGAGGTGAGTTTTGGGAATGTTCTTTATATTCACTTTTCATTCGCATGTGGTGTTTcaactttcttttaaatttttacacagTTTGAAGAGGCTCGAGATGCTGAGGATGCAATTCGCGGTCGTGATGGCTATGATTTTGATGGGCATCGTTTAAGGGTTAGTTATTTAACTATTTCTTGTTAATTGTAACTGCTGACTGGTTGTTAGTTGTGAGTTGAGATTCATTTTGGATCTCATGTTTACACTTGTATCCATATAGGTGGAACTTGCACATGGTGGGCGTGGACATTCATCCTCAGATCGTCATAGTAGTTATAGTGGTGGTCGTGGACGTGGTGGAGCATCCAGGCGCTCTGAATATCGTGGTGTGTAGTACATCTATCACATTTTTTACCATGCTAGATGCTATAACAAAAGTGAATTAACTAGTTAGCGCATCATGTCTTCAATATCATATTTGCTTCATCATGCAGTTGTGGTCACTGGGTTGCCTTCTTCTGCTTCATGGCAAGACCTTAAGGTGGGTCCaaattccttctttctttctaaatCAACATTTTTGGTAATACTTTTCCATGGTCACACCTACTTCCCTTTCCATCTGCATATGTGCTGAATTTAAGGCGTTGTCAATTCCCAGGGTTGTTTCTTACATGGGGTTAACTGTGATGTCTCATTTCATGTTTAGGATCATATGCGCCGAGCAGGAGATGTCTGTTTCTCCCAAGTGTTCCGTGATGGTAGTGGTAAGATACTTTAAGACACTTGAGTCTTGACTTATATCTGTGGTACTGACATGCTGCCAGTTTTTGATGATATTCTTGTTTTAATTGCTTGCAACGGGTCTTGTGGAGCTAGCGTCCGTTCTATGGTTTTTCTACTCAATACAGATTTTGCGtacattgttttctttcttgcttgctctctttttaatttatgctCTTTAGTTTTGAGAAAATGGACTAGAGTGTCTTGAGGATTAGGACATCTAAAATAGTTTCCTGGGGGCTGTCCATTAGGTTCTGtttgttgaaattattaatgCTATGGCCGTCACTGGAccaaattatataaatacaatatgttttcaaattaattggTTGGCTATTTACTGTAGAGAAGTTTTAGGCTGTGTTTTTCTATGCGGTGCAAACCATGTAAGCAAACACTCTCTTGATCTATCAGTCCATTCTAATTTGAAACCAACAACCCATTTGTTCAAAATTCTGGTATTTGTTTGTAGTAATCTGATCTGATACATCCTTATGAAATGTGGGTAGTTTATACTTTCAGTTTTTAcggtatcattttttttatttccacatGTTTTGTCAAAACTACATGAGTGCATGCTATACTtgtagttttctttttcaagtttttgaaagGACAATatactgaaaaacaaaaaattctgtTGGATATCTAAATTCTCAAGGATTTGGATATAGACAAGAATTTCAAGTATTAGCTGGATTAGATTGATTTGGATTCAGTAATTCCTTTACCAGATTGATTTATAATGTATCCTGATCCTATCTAAATCTCATTAATTTGCTTTCATATTGACTTAAATTTGTTGATGTTTActattttaattgctttaaaCTGTTGTTTATAGGCCTTGACTTTAGAGAAGTGTGAGTAAGGCTGTTTTAACATTATGTATgttgtgttgttgttgttgtttttaggcACCACGGGAATTGTTGATTACACAAACTATGAAGACATGAAATATGCGGTTAGTTATCTCTCCTATCCATTGACAGAATGAATGATCCTGGAACTTCCCAATAGGTTGGATGTTTTCCATCAATTTGAattctttggtttgttttcttctGCAGATTAAGAAGCTCGATGACTCTGAGTTTCGAAATGCATTTTCTCAGGCATATGTTCGTGTAGGTTTCAAATTCATCTCTTCCTTTGTCCATTATCCACACATGTGCATGCCTATTTGTTTTCCTGTTATTCATACTTAATTTTTACTTGTAGGTGAGGGAATATGATTCCAAACGGGACTCATCTAGGAGCCCTGGCCGTGATCGATCTCATTCTAGAGGCCGCAGTGATAGTCGCAGTCGCAGTTTAAGTCGGAGCAGGAGCCGCAGGTTTGTTTGCATTGTTAAATACCGGTTTGGTGATTTGTTGGTCTTTAGTTGTTTCTCAACCTTGCCATTGTTATGCAGCAAGTCTCCTAAAAACAAATCTTCACATCGTTCATCTGCGAGGTCTCCTCCTAGGTCTGTTTCTCGGTCTCGCTCTGGGTCAAGGCCACGCTCTCTATCAAGGTATTGATACTTGTTTGCTTAATTGTTGTGTTTTGATTCTTACTTTTCTGTTAACgtgcattttatttttggtatatgTGAGGGAGAGGGGGAGAGTAATACACATGAAGATGCGTGTTATTCTTCCTTTCTTTGAAAGCTTCTGATATGAGATGAAGTTCTGCCATGTATGTGTTAAATTGCTCTATGATGTACCAAGTGTCTGCAATATTGTACTTATTCAGTTGGTCTGGTCACCTGACCTTGCCATAgtttttgctttgctttttAATGTCAAATATCTGACTGCTTTCACATTTTATTTACCaccagcataaaaaaaattgtgcttTGCAGTTACCAGTTCACAATTACTAATGCTATGATCATTTTTATCTGTAGGTTTTTTGTACAGGTTGAATTTTAGGTCTTAGTTGTCAAAATGCATTTGAGAGGGGATtcctaaatttgtttttaaccataaaaattaatgtCCTGGGAGTCATTTTCTTCCTGCAATATAGTCATCTGGAACCTCTTCACTTGCATGATTTGTTTCATTCAGTGGATGGAGTAATTGGAGAAACAATTTGGATTTCAAACcatcttcattttatttctttttactgGATGAAAATTGCCTTGTTTGATATATTGCAGTGACATGGGGATTGGATATTAGGATCTTGATGGGATATGGTTCAGTTCCTGCATCTTTTTTTGGTTGTAGAGGTATGCTGTTTTTCAGATGGCAGCTTTGGAAACCTTCATAGTGTCACTGTTCTAATGTATATAGTATCATAATGTATATGGGTGCTAGATTGGGAACAAAGGAGATTATGCATTGCAATATTAAGGCTGGATATCAGTGAACTAACTGCCAGTGGATCTGGAAGTCTGGTCAGCATTGAGCGGTAGAAACTGTCATTATCTTTTTCTACTCCAACTATTGCCAAGCTATTAGGACCTGCTGGCTGAACTCATTGTGGATTTCCTGTACGGCAGGGAAGCATGCTTCTGTCCTGTCGGATGGTGGCTTCAAACAcattatgattattttattaatgtatattattttattaggtaTTTTATTTAGGTCTGATTTTTATGAAATGGtgcctgattttttttcccttttgttttcacTTGAATTACTAAAGTTTATGGCTTTTCATATGATCCTTTATGAATGTGGTAACTCTGACGTGGAAGAGGCATCAAGGCTCTTGGATGAGAGTTGTTAAAAGGAACGTGTGGATTTTAAATTTGGGTTGTTTCTGGAACTTTTGCAGATCCCGTTCAAGATCAAGATCTCCACTTCCATCTGTAAGTTATTTCTCGTGAGGTTTTGGCAGATATAATGAAACCTGTTTCATATTGGATCATCCTGGGCCAGTAGTTTTTCCTAGTTGACTTGACCATGGAATTAAATGACTTTTAAGAAGTTCCCAGGCAGTATAATTGAAGTGGACCCTACGTCACaagtaatataataaaattaggcTGCCCGCCAGCCACTTGGATGGACTAGTTCTCCTTGCTGGTTAATGACCAGTCCATGGTTTTAGAAACTGCAAAAACTTGGAGGTCCTGGGCTGAAAAAATTCACCTTTAGCT
Protein-coding sequences here:
- the LOC133692355 gene encoding serine/arginine-rich-splicing factor SR34-like, which translates into the protein MSSRASRTLYVGNLPGDIREKEVEDLFYKYGPVAHIDLKIPPRPPGYAFVEFEEARDAEDAIRGRDGYDFDGHRLRVELAHGGRGHSSSDRHSSYSGGRGRGGASRRSEYRVVVTGLPSSASWQDLKDHMRRAGDVCFSQVFRDGSGTTGIVDYTNYEDMKYAIKKLDDSEFRNAFSQAYVRVREYDSKRDSSRSPGRDRSHSRGRSDSRSRSLSRSRSRSKSPKNKSSHRSSARSPPRSVSRSRSGSRPRSLSRSRSRSRSPLPSRQKRGSKSPKKPSVSRSPSRSRSRSRSRSKSLSR
- the LOC133691195 gene encoding peter Pan-like protein gives rise to the protein MDRIPNKKRKMFAKPIMKKKQANVDHITGDKIPKSFVFARGKLPGSLRQLQMDLRKLMLPYTALKLKEKKRNNLKDFLNVAGPMGVSHFLILSKTETAPYLRVARTPQGPTLTFKIHEYSLAADVAQSQLRPRCPQDLFKNAPLIVLSGFGSGEQHLKLTTVMFQNIFPAIDINTIKLSSCQRIVLLNYNKDSKLIDFRHYSIKLQPVGVSRRLRKFVQNRQVPDLRNLQDVSDFVTKAGYGSESEGDDEAATVTLANDLGRVNKASTKSAVKLQEIGPRMVLQLVKIEEGLCSGDVIFSEYGTASEQRQETNQNNEEDAGDEDSD